In the Arachis stenosperma cultivar V10309 chromosome 8, arast.V10309.gnm1.PFL2, whole genome shotgun sequence genome, AAGGCTAATATTAAACTTTCTGAAGGTCCTAATAATGAAAAAGCATTCAAACTAAGGGTCCAAAAAACCCCAATTTTCATACAGCATCCTGTCATACCAGAGAATATGTACCTACTTGGGTGACAGTCACTTCAACCTGTAAAAGGAAAATTCCACAATGATCAACAACAAAAGCAACTGCAACAACACAAGTTGAATCCTAGTGAAAGAAGTATTAAGAGTAATGAatgattattatttattactttAAGCATGACGTGTGTCATAAAACTATAAGTTTTTAAGGAAATAGCACTTTTGGTTAGATATCCCACTATAAGAGTCAACCCTATTCAAGCATTTGAGATCCCACTTGTCTAAGGAAATAGCTTATGACTAGTTACATGTTCTTGAAACTAGGCATGTACTTGTTCCCTAGTGGCAGTTCATATTGTTTCCGTAGTGTACACTAAGTAAGCTGAACAAAAATATACCATATAATTCATATCACTTACCTTTGCTATTCTCCAGTTGTAAAAACGAGCCGAGTTGTCGTCACCAGTCATCGGCAATAAATTGCCTGGTCAATGTGTGGTGGAATTTGCTTTATTTCAGTTCCAAGTTCTTGTTCAATCCTATATCTGCACAAAAGACAGAATGCATAATAAATCTATAGCATATACAGTTGAAATGCATTAACTTAACAGACTGTAAATTACATACAAATTAAAGCGATCCTCATAAGTGATCAAGTTAACTGCTAAACCAAGATGCCCAAACCTCCCTGAGCGACCGACCTGTATATTCGTATAAGATCCGTTAGAACAAGAAATCAGTGTCAAGGCAAATAAATTAGGAAGGGAATGAGGAAAAATCAGTATACCCTGTGGAGATAAGTTTCTGAATTCTTGggaaaatcaaaattaataacAACATTGACTGCTTGAATGTCTATTCCCCTAGTAAAAAGATCtgcaaaatttttgaaatatttaaatGATTAAGATCATGCATCTGcgtaaatataaatatatagtataAACCATCAACGGATTCAATTAAGCAAATATATCAAAGTAAAGATCTCAAACAATTAACATACAACATCACTTAATATATCATCAGTAATCAATAAAATACACTAAACAAAAATAGATTAAGCTATCATTATTGAGCTGATTCTtcaaataaaacaaattaagTAGTATTGGAAAATAACAAACAGAACACGAAGGCAATTACATATTATGAAATGCCATACTAGATCAAATAGGCATCATTCACAATCAGCTGAAAAGGACACTGACTATGTTATAGGGGATGCTAGAGTGCAGAGACATACCAGTACAAACAAGATTACGGCAGGCGCCATTGCGGAAGTCATGAAACACTCTATTACGATGATCTTGCAACATCTTTGCGTGAATATAGAAACACGAATATCCAAGCTCGGTGATTTTTTTTGCAAGGAGTTCAACACGATTCACCGAATTGCAAAAGATGATTGACTGGTTTATTTGCAACTGGAATAGAAGCCATCATCATTCAACATCATATTCACATCCAGCAAATAAGAACATCCACAGTATCTTGACAAAGCAAAAAATCAAACCTTAGAAAATAGTGTATTCAGGCAGTGAACCTTCTGTCTCTCTTCGACAAATGCATAATACTGTGTGATACCCTTCAAAGTTAGCTCATCCATAAGGTTAATGACATATGGCTTTTGAAGATACCTATCTTTGAAATCCTTTACAGTAACAGGAAATGTTGCTGAAAACATCAGAATTTGTCGGTGTGAAGGAAGAAAATGAATCAGCTGCTGTATAGAAGGCTGGAATTCTGGGGACAAAAGCTTATCAGCCTGAAACCAAACAAAAAGCAATGTAAACGCAGGGATTGGGAACCAACTCTTACTACTAAAGATGTCACAGAATGAACATATGAAGAGAATAGAAATGAAAATTTGTTTGTTCTCATTTAAAAGGATTGCAACTTTCCAAATAGTTTATGCATGTCAACCACTTTTATAAATGAGTAGAAGTTGAGGCAAAAAAGTATTTACCTCATCCATAACAAGCATTGCGCAATCTTTCAGAACGCAAACACCCTTCTTAGCAAGATCCAATATCCTTCCAGGAGTCCCAACTAGTAAATGAACTGGTTGATATAAGCGCATGATATCATCTTTCAGGCTAGTACCACCAGTTGTAACCATCACTTGAATTTTCAAGTGCTTTCCAAGTTCTTTGCATACTTGAGATGTTTGCAAAGCTAACTCCCTTGTTGGAACCAATATAACAACTGTATgattaaaaattagaaagaaaaccATCAAAACATGATTAGTTCCCGTCAGTTTGAATCATGGAAACAAAGCCAACATCAACACATATATAATCTACACTAGGACAAAATCCTAAAAACATgggaaaaaaatattatagtaaAAATTTATGCCCATTGAAGCAAGCTTGTTCCCCGAGAAGTTCATTCAAACTGGCCTTGAACTACAATAAATATGATAGTCCTCTCAATCGAACTCATGGGAATCTAATAGAAAGATAAAGGTAAGAGGAAGAAGTCAAACCTTGAATAACATTGTTATCCTGGTCAATTTTTTCCAATGCAGGAATGCAAAATGCAGCTGTTTTGCCTGTCCCATTTTTAGCCCTTGCAAGAATGTCACTACCAGTAAGAGCAATTGGAATGCTTTCTTCTTGGATAGGAGAAGGCCTTTCAAAACCCTTCTCATATATTCCCATGAGCAGCTCTCGCTTCAAAAAATAATCCTCAAATTCATTTCCTTTAGTTGCTGTCACATCCTgggaaacaaaattaaagcagATTCAATACCAACACTGGAACATATAACATAGAAGTTAACTGCAAATCTCATAACCACAGCACCTTAAGTGGCTTACCCATAAATGGTATCATTAATTATGCCTTTCAAGTGGATATTGGAAACGTGTAAATATGAAAAAACTAAATCACACCGCAACAGGAAATCTAGCTCTTAAATTTTGTAATGCCAATGATTGCACTGGTTAATTAAGATCAGTTTATCTCAATTATCAGTTTATCTCAATTTCTCAGCAATTTAAGTAAATTAGTTAAAGCAGTTTGTATAGTGAAAACAGTGAACTGAATGCCTAATGGAGGGCAGGAATTAGGATATTAAAAATGACAttggtaaataaaaaaagaagctAGTTAAATTCTATGACCAAAACTTCAAGAAGCATTTCATTAATGGATCACATAACAACTCCATAGTTGCAAAGCTACAGTAAAAGGGAAGAAATTACAAATAAAACAAGTTCTGGCAAAGGATACTAAGCAAAATATGTTACTAAAACAAAATGAATAGTTAACTACTCAAAGAATAAGGTAAAGGTATTCATAATCATACCTCTGTCTTATAACGCGTATCAGGTGGTGGAACCTTTAGCCTTGCCTTCCAATCTTGAGAACTAATAATGGGAGACCAAAAGCAATTGACAATAATATTAGATAACACATTCTTTCGTTCAGACAAAACACCAAACACATGGAAAAAAAAGGGTCTGTTTCATTTGCATTCTCTTTTCAAGTGTTTTTTGCTTTCAGGATTTTGGGaaagaaaatgataaaatagtgaaaacaataaaattctattttcaCTCTTTAGTTTTTACTTCACAAAAGcttgaaacaaagaaaaagaacacAGCAAATAAAAATGCAAACCAAACCAAAACCAAACAAGTCCTTAAACAGGTTTATTCAATGGTAAATAATTGAAACTTACTTGGTGAAAATTTCTAAGCATATCACAAACATCACTTGATACAACAGCACATTTTCAAGGGCATATTAACCTAGATTTTTACAACACTAACTATGCATTTGAGAGCCTAAACAAGTTTTAAAGGCATAATAGGATCAGCAAATGAAGTGATTTATACATGAAATCATCAGAACCATGGTGATAAGAAACAaagggaaaaatgaataaaaatacaacCTTGTAAAAATTGCCTTCCTAGATATGCCGTCAACATAAAGTGggaatcaaatttaaaaaaaataaataaactaaagaTGGTTTCGCAGATACGGAGATACCATAAGCAGATGCCAAGCATTATATACAAATCTATCCAATACAACGGCCCACTCTCTTGCGCATACCTACTTGCATATCTAGGTTTAGCTTATTTTAGGTTCAAATGATTTCTGATCTTCACACTACCAAGATATGGACTATGGACATTTCATTGATATCATACCATAAACAATCACCAagcaattaatttaaaaatcttccTACCCAAATCGACCATAAGAGacaatcaatccatacaaaatCTCCTTCTCACACAAACACAAGCGCATGTTACAATTAACCTATTCACTGCTTCAAAACACCTTCAAAGAACATTTACATGAACCAATTTGTTGCCACACCAACTGAAAACATCTCAAGCCAAACCTAACTAACATAATAGACATCTACaaagaaaacacacaaaaaaaaaatataataaaagaaaaactaacCTCGGGTCAATGGCTTCAGACTGCACGGTCTTCTCAACCTCATCCACGACGTTGGAGTCAGCAGCACCCATCTGCGCCCTTCTCAGccattgctgttgttgttgctgctgctgctgctgttgttgttgttgctgcacCATCTGCCTCTGAACATATTGCTGATGCTGCTGTTGTAGTTGTTGATGCTGTTGCTGGTGTTGCTGGTAATTAGGCCTTGGCTGAAACGGTGAGTTTTGATTGAAACCAGggcctcctcctcctcctcctcgtcCAAGACCACCGCCACCGATCCCAGGTGGTGGGTACCTCGCTCTGTTGTagtaattgttgttgttgttcatcCCAATTCCgaaaattgaaaaagtaaaacaaaaagGGTAAACCTAACAATCTGCTCTAAATTCTAATCTAATAGAAGCGATACAATGTACAAAAATTCCTATGAAAATTATGAGTGAAAAATGCTAAAATGTAAAAACCctaagaaaagagagagaatttCTGAGGGTATGATACAGGGTTGCTACAATGAGTAGAAAAAAATGGGTAGGGTTTTGGGGTGAAATGTTTTCTGCGGATGGAAATTTATACAAAGATCTATCTAATTGAGGAGGGTTTTTGAAAAGGAAGAAATAGAATAAAAGGAAAATGAGAGAGTGGcttcttctgtttttttttttttctctctccccCTCTCTGTGTGTTGCCGCTTTGGATTTTGATGTTTTCgtttttgttgttgtttggGTGAACGGAAGAGTGAATGGGAAGGAAAATAGAGGCTAAGCCTAAAATGGTTCTTCTTCTAGGGCGTACGACATCGTATTCTCAATACTAAAGTTgataattacaaatttttaagaataattTAGGATATTAGTCTTTTAAGTTTTTAGTAAGACACTTTTGTTCTTCACATTGTTTTTAGGATTATATTATATGGATATAAAAAATTCACTACTAATATGTCACcgatataaaaatatatatgaaagtacaaaataatttaagttATTATTGAGTCTACCACTAtgtttgaatattttttaaattttgatattgaaATAAACATAGTGTATAACTAATTGGATTATAGAAGTGTAAGAAATTACACAGATATATATGATGGTTGTGATCAATAAATCGGACAGTCTGATTTGAAGTAGAATAATCAGACAGTCTGATTAGAAGCACCGCATGTACACAAATCAGATTGTCTGATTTGTGCACTTCTAGCCACGAATTAAATATGAATGCACCCCCAAGTTTTCTCATCCATTTCACTTTCGTTCTATCTTTCCCTCACTCACCCCAAGTTTTCAACCCCACCCTCAACTTCCACTGATTTCACTCTCCATTGTTAATGAGGAAAAAGACAAATTGGTCCTTAACTTTTCAAACTTTTGACAAATACATCtctgacaaaatttaaatacaaaaaagtaCCTCACTTTAACAAATGGAGGACAATTTAGTCCTTCCGTCTATTTGCCTCTCACACACCTAACGGAACTGGCTGACGTGGCTGAAACGGTGTCCAGGTGTCCGTTACGGTGCCACGTTGGAAGGAGAaaaaagttcgaaggacaaataagtcattgacgtcattttacaaataaagttcgaaggacaaataggtccttgagaatttttttttcaaaattaataaactcatttcctaaattctctcatctacctctttccatttttatatttctctctattatttttactctatatataattatattttatattagtaatttgacaaatcaaaatatgtcattcgatatttttttacaattaaaatattttaaatgtaaaattatacacattaaattattttaaattttagataacgaatgttaaaattaattactaataaaaaattagactttttcatataaaaataataactaaaaatcttattatttaattttttatctgcaGATATCTTGGTCTTCTTAGTCAAAAACTTTTGTCAACTTACGACTtttttgtaaaagtagtttgattttataaatcttttgtgtCATGCATAATTTATACTGTTAGAACAAAGTgaactataatttaaaaaaaatattctcgTAATGTTGTTATGCATAAAAATACTAGttctaatataatacacaaatgcaCTAATGCTAACTTAATACATGAATGATGCACAAATGAACTAATGCTAACTTGATGCATAAATGAACTAATGCTAACTAATGCCACTGGTATGATGAAAACTGAACTAATGCAATTTAACaaattctaatataatacacaaatgcactaaaactaaactaatgcaATTTAAGAAAAAGAGTAGAAACATAACAAGCCCAATTTCTacaattttaatacaaataatttaaattgtagAATAAAACAAGTTAACTAGATTTCAAAATACAAGTATAATTTtatcagaaattatttttaatatgaaaagaAAATTGGTGTTTTGGTTTAATATTGTCATTTGAAGTGTATTACAGTATTGTGGAAATTATTCAACACGCCCCTACGTGTTAGCTAAGATGCTGCCACGTGTTCAACACGCCCCCCACGTGCTGGTCAGAATGATGCCACGTGTTCACcacgccccccacgtgttgCACCACGCCCCCCACATGTTGACTTCCCACAAAAAAAATTCACCCATCTATAATTACACCACATTCTCccattttcaacaaaaacaccaatatttttttcatacaaaaaaaaaaaaattagcctaattttataaactaaattctcataatagaagcataatagaagtataatgaaaaaaaaaattctcaaggacctatttgtccttcaaactttatttgtaaaatgacGTCAAGAacttatttgtccttcgaactttttTCCCCTTCCAACGTGGCACCGTAACGGACACCTGTACACCGTTTCAGCCATGTCAGCCAGTTTCGTTAGGTGTATGAGAGACAAATAGACGGAAGGACTAAATTGTCCTCCGTTTGTTAAAGTCAGggacttttttgtatttaaattttgtcaggAATGTATTTGTCAAAAGTTTGAAAAGTCAGGGACCTATCTGTCTTTTTTCCTTGTTAATGAGATCAAACTTTTGAGCCAAAAAAAAATGGACCATCAGCCTTTAACAATGTTAAGGAGAAGGAGAATAAAAGACATCAATCGTCTGGTATTCCACATTACTGATTATCtttgttagaaacaagagatcAAACTAAAGAAAGTGTTTTGTGTATATTTCAGTCTAATCAAAAGCACAATATACAAtgggtatttataggtgctaaataaatcaaagtaataaagacatagaatcctacaattaatatacagatatgctatataaatataaacgaTACTAATTGATCTAAATTGATTCTAATGATTCTCTAACATCCCCCCCCCCCAAAACTCAAGTGGGAGCTAAGGATACCAGCTTGAGTTTGGATAACAAAGTCCGAAAATGAGTCGGGTGATGAGCTTTCGTGAAGATATCAGCAGTCTGATCCAGTGTTCCAACAGCAATGAGACGAACAACATCAATAAGGATACGTTGCGAAACAAAGAGACAATCAATTTCACTGTGTTTGGTGCGTTCATGAAATACATCATTATGTGCAATCTGAATAGCACTGCGGTTATCACAAGAAACATCAGTAGGAGACGATTGAGGAGCACTCATATCTTCGAGGAACCAACGAACCGAGATAACCTCAGCAGTGGTGTCAGCGAGGCCACGGTATTCAGCTTCTGTGCTTGAGCAAGCAGTGAACATTTGCTTCTTAGCACGCCAAGAAATGAGAGCGTCGCCAAGAAACAAACAGTAACCAGTAGTAGAACGACGATCAGTGGGATCACCAGCCCAATCAGCATCGGAGTAAGCCTGAAGAGACAAAGAGGAATGGGCAGAAAAATAAAGGCCATGAAATAGAGAGCCTTTGATGTAGCGAAGAACTGCCGCATAGTGAGTAGTACGGGAAGCTGACAAGAACTAGCTAAGTACATGAACCGGATAGGCGATGTCTGGTGGGGTGACAGTAAAGTAGACGAGACCTCCAACTAACTGTCGATAGAGAGTCGGATTATCCAAAACAGTGCCATCCATAGGGGTAAATCGAACATTAGGCTCAAGAGGAGTAGACTCAGTGCGACTATCTGTAATCCCAGCACAAGCAAGAAGATCTGAAGCATACTTAGCCTGAGAGAGATAGATGCCATCATCGATGGAGATGACCTCGAGACCGAGAAAATAGCTGAGAGAACCAATATCTTAAATCTCAAAGGTACGGTGATGTGGGGCCTTGAGATCAGAGATACCATCAACATCATCTTTAGTAATgatcatgtcatcaacatacaaAAGTAGAAGAATAACTCCATGTTCGCTTTTACGAATGAAGAGGGCATTCTCATGAGGGCTAGAAGTAAAACCAAGACTGCATATGGTAGTGCTGAACTTGTCAAGCCATTCACAAGGAGCTTGCTTAAGTCCATAAAGTGCCTTGTGAAGGAGACAAACCTTACTAGAAGGACAAGGATATCTCGGAGGTGGTTTCATATAgactttctttttcaaatccccATTAAGAAATGCATTCTTCACATCCATCTGATTGAGAAACCATTTTTTAACCGCGGCAATGGCAAGAAGAGCTCTAACAGACGTAAGACGAGCGACAGAAGCAAAAGTCTCTTCATAATCAATACCATGTTCTTGCGTACAACCTTGAGCAACCAAGCGGGTCTTATAACGGTCAATAGAGCCATCAGAGTGAGTCTTGATCTTGTATACCCATCTATTGCTCACAACTTCCTGATCAGAAGGAGGATCAACCAAATCCCAAGTGTTTGCTTTTTCAAGTGCCTGTATTTCTTCATGCATTGCTTATTGCCAATTTGGCTTTGTGGAGGCTTCTTTGAATGACTTAGGTTCATGTTGATGAAGAATAGTAGAAAAGCAATGATAATCAAGAAGATGAGGAGGTGGATTCCTTACTCTAGAAGAACGAGCGGGAGGAGGAGGCATGACGATAGGAGCAGGATCATCGTCCGGTCTAGAATCATCGGGAGATGGAGAAGGCGGAAGAACAGGAGGCTGTGGAGGGTCACTCGAGGTAGAATCTGTAGAATCATCACTAGAAAAAATCAACATTGTGGTTAGTAAACAAAGGTGACTGAGTAGTAAGAATGGACTCAAAGGAtgatgataaaccactattttatggtttatcttgtgctcaattgagtggtttttatcaagcctttgcccacttattcatatgatttgcatggttttacattctccttcctgattttgtgctatgattgaaaacatgcttctttgccttttattttcttttatttaaatcctctcttgttatcattcgatgccttgatatgtgtgttaagtgatttcagggattacagggcatgaatggctcagaggatggaaaggaagcatgtaaaagtggaaggaatacaagaagttgaagaaactgctaagctgtccagcctgacctctttgcactcaaacggtcataacttgagctacagaggtccaaatgatgcagtttcaattgcattagaaagataacatccggggcttcgcaatgatatataatttgctatagctGCCCCGAAGTTAagcgacgcgaatgcgtggataACGCGTCTGCGTCGTatctgcgaacttcaatccacgcaaacgcgtggacgacgcctccgcgtcactttgccgcgacctgtacggaccagaaagcactggaagtgacttctgggctgtttttgacctagttctcggcccagaaaacacagattagaggctgggagTGGAGCAGAATCAGATCATACACTCATAacacacttttcataattttagatgtagtttttagagagaggggttctctcctctctcttaggatttaggattaggattcctcttaaaggatttaggatttcaactcttcatcaggttcaatatttcttttactttatatttctcttttattttcaaatactttaatgcttgtattacttatgttgcctatttggcttatgagccatTCATGTtaagattttctttatttaatataaattgagatatttcagacgtatatgttatggatgctttgactttatccaaattattttcattcgagtatattttcttctcttttggccttggttgattaattggtaactcttgagttgtcaaactcattgttgactgaaaattggaattcttcaagaattaactcgagttccaataactctatcCTTTTTCcgaggaaagactaggacctaaggaaccaaacttattccatccacttgacttaccttcatagttagaggttaacttagtgggagaaaaatccaattctcatcacaattgataaggataactgggataggacttccagttttcataccttgccaagagttttattagttattaatttattaatttttgcaatctatttctcttgcttaaaacctttttcaaactcaaacactgtttttccataaccaataaaaaatcatacctccctgcaattccttgagaagacgacccgaagtttgaatacttcggttatcaatttatttaggggtttgttacttgtgacaaccaaatgtttgtacgaagggattttctgttggtttagaatctatacttacaacgcgactatatttttataaaattttttactagcaaaaatcctaacgtcaaaatggcgccgttgccagggaattgcaaacgtgtgccttattattggttattgtaaatattttaaaaaaaatatatcttatcttatttttttcaaaaatttcttatcttatttttttca is a window encoding:
- the LOC130945189 gene encoding DEAD-box ATP-dependent RNA helicase 8-like, encoding MNNNNNYYNRARYPPPGIGGGGLGRGGGGGGPGFNQNSPFQPRPNYQQHQQQHQQLQQQHQQYVQRQMVQQQQQQQQQQQQQQQWLRRAQMGAADSNVVDEVEKTVQSEAIDPSSQDWKARLKVPPPDTRYKTEDVTATKGNEFEDYFLKRELLMGIYEKGFERPSPIQEESIPIALTGSDILARAKNGTGKTAAFCIPALEKIDQDNNVIQVVILVPTRELALQTSQVCKELGKHLKIQVMVTTGGTSLKDDIMRLYQPVHLLVGTPGRILDLAKKGVCVLKDCAMLVMDEADKLLSPEFQPSIQQLIHFLPSHRQILMFSATFPVTVKDFKDRYLQKPYVINLMDELTLKGITQYYAFVEERQKVHCLNTLFSKLQINQSIIFCNSVNRVELLAKKITELGYSCFYIHAKMLQDHRNRVFHDFRNGACRNLVCTDLFTRGIDIQAVNVVINFDFPKNSETYLHRVGRSGRFGHLGLAVNLITYEDRFNLYRIEQELGTEIKQIPPHIDQAIYCR